From a single Gadus morhua chromosome 3, gadMor3.0, whole genome shotgun sequence genomic region:
- the si:ch211-133l11.10 gene encoding cell division control protein 42 homolog isoform X1 has translation MLPQDLGFHKNRRVSDPVFPLDDAPIPVRRVKNRDFPLSAKRKRSGSVPERRVNCVLVGDGAVGKTSLVVSYTTNGYPAEYIPTAFDNFTVMVVVDGKPVRLQLCDMAGQKWGHVDPSINENLEKLRPLCYRSADVFLLCYSVVRPSSFRGLAQHWVPEVRRQRPHTPLVLIGTQLDLREDVQVLIQLARAQETPVSPQDGQRLAQEIGAVGFAECSALTQKNLKDAFDAAILASVGGGEEEEEEQEGEKEKEEKKQEESKLLTLQKKSPEKMRSVSEAWWRRIGCLVGEPACDPQ, from the exons ATGCTCCCACAAGATCTGGGGTTCCACAAGAACCGCCGTGTTTCGGACCCGGTGTTCCCCCTCGACGATGCGCCGATTCCGGTGCGCCGTGTGAAGAACCGGGACTTCCCTCTGAGCGCGAAGCGCAAGCGGTCCGGGTCGGTCCCGGAGCGCAGGGTGAACTGCGTGCTGGTGGGCGACGGGGCTGTGGGGAAGACCAGCCTGGTCGTCAGCTACACCACCAATGGATACCCGGCGGAATATATTCCCACAGCTTTTGACAACTTCACAG TGATGGTAGTGGTCGATGGTAAACCAGTGAGACTGCAGCTCTGCGACATGGCTGGCCAG AAATGGGGACACGTGGACCCCTCCATTAAT gagaacctggagaagCTGCGGCCCCTATGTTACCGTAGCGCCGACGTCTTCCTGCTGTGCTACAGCGTGGTTCGCCCCTCCTCCTTCCGCGGCCTGGCCCAGCACTGGGTGCCCGAGGTGCGTCGGCAACGGCCCCACACCCCCCTGGTGCTGATTGGCACCCAGCTGGACCTCCGCGAGGACGTGCAGGTCCTGATCCAGCTGGCCCGGGCCCAGGAAACGCCCGTCAGCCCCCAGGACGGCCAGCGGCTGGCCCAGGAGATCGGCGCGGTGGGCTTCGCCGAGTGTTCGGCTCTGACCCAGAAGAACCTGAAGGACGCCTTCGACGCCGCCATCTTGGCCAGTGTTGgcggcggcgaggaggaggaggaggagcaggagggggagaaggagaaggaggagaagaagcaggaggagagcAAGCTGCTGACGCTGCAGAAGAAGTCTCCGGAGAAGATGCGGAGTGTGTCGgaggcctggtggaggaggatagGCTGTCTGGTGGGGGAGCCCGCCTGCGACCCCCAGTGA
- the si:ch211-133l11.10 gene encoding cell division control protein 42 homolog isoform X2 encodes MLPQDLGFHKNRRVSDPVFPLDDAPIPVRRVKNRDFPLSAKRKRSGSVPERRVNCVLVGDGAVGKTSLVVSYTTNGYPAEYIPTAFDNFTVMVVVDGKPVRLQLCDMAGQENLEKLRPLCYRSADVFLLCYSVVRPSSFRGLAQHWVPEVRRQRPHTPLVLIGTQLDLREDVQVLIQLARAQETPVSPQDGQRLAQEIGAVGFAECSALTQKNLKDAFDAAILASVGGGEEEEEEQEGEKEKEEKKQEESKLLTLQKKSPEKMRSVSEAWWRRIGCLVGEPACDPQ; translated from the exons ATGCTCCCACAAGATCTGGGGTTCCACAAGAACCGCCGTGTTTCGGACCCGGTGTTCCCCCTCGACGATGCGCCGATTCCGGTGCGCCGTGTGAAGAACCGGGACTTCCCTCTGAGCGCGAAGCGCAAGCGGTCCGGGTCGGTCCCGGAGCGCAGGGTGAACTGCGTGCTGGTGGGCGACGGGGCTGTGGGGAAGACCAGCCTGGTCGTCAGCTACACCACCAATGGATACCCGGCGGAATATATTCCCACAGCTTTTGACAACTTCACAG TGATGGTAGTGGTCGATGGTAAACCAGTGAGACTGCAGCTCTGCGACATGGCTGGCCAG gagaacctggagaagCTGCGGCCCCTATGTTACCGTAGCGCCGACGTCTTCCTGCTGTGCTACAGCGTGGTTCGCCCCTCCTCCTTCCGCGGCCTGGCCCAGCACTGGGTGCCCGAGGTGCGTCGGCAACGGCCCCACACCCCCCTGGTGCTGATTGGCACCCAGCTGGACCTCCGCGAGGACGTGCAGGTCCTGATCCAGCTGGCCCGGGCCCAGGAAACGCCCGTCAGCCCCCAGGACGGCCAGCGGCTGGCCCAGGAGATCGGCGCGGTGGGCTTCGCCGAGTGTTCGGCTCTGACCCAGAAGAACCTGAAGGACGCCTTCGACGCCGCCATCTTGGCCAGTGTTGgcggcggcgaggaggaggaggaggagcaggagggggagaaggagaaggaggagaagaagcaggaggagagcAAGCTGCTGACGCTGCAGAAGAAGTCTCCGGAGAAGATGCGGAGTGTGTCGgaggcctggtggaggaggatagGCTGTCTGGTGGGGGAGCCCGCCTGCGACCCCCAGTGA